Genomic DNA from Limanda limanda chromosome 8, fLimLim1.1, whole genome shotgun sequence:
ATCTCCCTCTTCAAAACCAGGAGGGTTTGGCCGGGGTCCTGCATAGTTCTGCTGCGGGTGCACTTTTGTTCCTGGGTCATGCCTGTTGAGCATGCATGTTGAGTAAAGGCTCCAATATGCTTCTACGTGTCCGTggcgcggagagggacgcactgATACtacggactctttttgatttatgcttctCGGACAACTCTTCAGCGCCAGAGCAGTAGGTGgtgcaacggaagacgagcttagagaagcctacctctatGTGCAAAGAAGAAGTCCACGGCTGTTTACCTCCGGTCCTCCGGgattccctcacacacagtgaacgatggcaactgtcaggcgtgttcgtttatcctttaagagaagatgagccgaactcggtttgttcaatcaaatatttatttaggaagcactgaacaggttacagcaaagcaatgggcagTCGGGTCGTATCAGAGCGCAACCAACATCCGGcgcctgtccattttataacagtagatcttcgttcctcctcctcgaaAGCGTGCAGGCGCAGgacatcctcctggcatttggaatacggaagtagcaaggagccactcccaatgacgctccTACTtctctgatagttgctaggcatcctcttcatgaaaggccttgacccagcagatgccatgacgggcaaaactgttgtccagcgaagcaaagaatattatgtttctgctatatcaaaacaaacctaactgtgtaaacattcgcaacaaactgaacccaaaaAAATCTGTTCCGTTCCGGgtgacgctggagtcgagtagcttgCTGGGAGACGTCGCAGTGCCCATCTGAATAATCCCCACTCTTCCAATGTTAACTGTGGCCTGTGTGGTAtagctgattggtgctcccatggcacagGTCGGACGCTTGGCCAGTTGAGCCCAGAGCAGAGACATATggcaagagggaagcgtttcacaaagccCAGAGCAGAGACGGACGGCGAGAGAAAAGCGTTTGACATagcgagcacacagacagaaacacacaggaatcaaattacttcaaaacaagactataatgcttgtgagtcaagtttattcacacacacattcacgctactttgcatacaaaataaaataaaatatatttttgctacaaagttcagatatgcagtatttagctttctgcacaacagcgccatctagtgGGGCTGCCCCTAGTGTAGAAACGCCAGGGCTACTAAGTGTTCTAGGGTCTCAGGCAGTGAGCAGAAAGGACACCCCCCCTCAGTGCTTGTGTCCAGGTgagctctgtatctgtttgtagctaGAGCTCCATGTATAATTCTCCACTGGATGTCTGCCATCCGTCTCTCCACAGGAGGTTTATACAGGACCCGCCAGCTGCTACTAGGGGAATAGTCCGAGCCAAAAACCTCAGTCCATTTCGACTCCCTGACTCCTGCAAGAGAGCGACAGTTCAGGACCTTCACACAGCTATAGTACAGCTGTTTCCCTCCAGAGGTGTTGAAGGTGCCCAGTGCTGTGAGTCCTGAGGGTTAGCAGTCGGccgctctcttctctccactcccCCACTGCAGGACTCACATTCAGGATAGGAAACCTgtattcttgtgtttttgtccacTGGTCAGCCTGACTTTGGTTCTGGGTGAAGGTCCGCAGAGCCTGGGGCAGCGCCTGCCACACCTCCTTCACGAGGCTCCGCAGCACTCTGGTGGATCTTATTCCCGTCACCTCCGCCAGCCTCTCAAGTGACGTCCGTGTCAGGTGGCCCAGCTTCACTATTCCTGCCTccctgaacttgttttttacCGTAGTTGAAGTGGGTGTGGATGTCAGGACTGAGGTGACCAGGAATCCATTATCGAACAGTGGCTCCTCAAAGAGCCACATCCCAGGCGCGGGGTCAGGAGGCCTCGTGAAGTTTAGAGTCCTCCAGGCATCTATCACTGAGGTATACAAATGCGTGAGTCCAGTCAGTTTGTGCTGAGGAGAGTTCAACAGGAACAGCTGTTTGTCATAACCAAGGCCCCCGGCTCTCCAGAGCAGCAGGCGTGCCACAGCCGACCAGCACAGTGTGGAGCCGTACAGCAGCCTCTGGGCTGCCTGcagtctaaaagcagcagtCCTGACGATGATGTCGGTTAGTCCATGGACTCCCTCTGCCACAGGGAGGTACAGAACAGACGCCCGCACCCAGTGATGACCCGACCCAAAAGAAGTCCACCAGCAGCCTCGGCAGTTGCTCCATGAGTCCCGGTGGAGGAGTAAGCACCTGGAGTCTGTGCCACAGGGATGCTGCAACCAGGTTATTGACTATCAGAGTTCTTCCCCTGTAGGACAACTGGGGTAGCAACCATTTCCATTTAGACAACTTGACCTGCACCTTCCCCAGCACTCCCTCCCAGATCTGCCTCTCTATCTCTTCACTGCCAATAAACAATCCGAGGACTTTTAACCCTTTTATTCCCCATGTCAGGTTCCCAGGGAGACGGGGTATTCTCCCTGCGtcccactgaccaatcacacAGGCCTCACTCTTTCCCCAGTTCACTTTTGCTGTCGAAGCCTTTGCATACAACGACAGACTGCCCTCTAATTCTTGTATgtaatttaaaacacaattttatacaatatatatagtagggggtccctgctccatctctccacctgtttgggggtccttggcctgaaaaacattgaagacccctggGCTACAGGATCAAGTCGAGAAGTTATGAAGGCATAAGACGTAGAGAGGGTCACCCTCTCTACGTCTTTAGGTGAGAGATAGACCTTTACCTTAGCTATAAGTCTGATCTGAAAGAAGCTACTAACAACAGATTGTCAAATTTGAAAACATAGTCCAAATGAACACCAGGACTCTTCACAGAGGAGTGAATCATagcaggttagggttagggttagggttagggttagttttgCACTTTTTGGGCCATATTAACTATTTACCACTTGGGCCACTATAGGTTCTTATCCAGATTACAACTTGCCCAGAGCACCACGTGTTTGGCAAAAAAGGCCCGCATTCGTAGAAAGTGCAGGTATTGGCTGATATATgttgtggagtaaaagtgaaaagagacaaaaatatATCTACTTAAAGTACAGACACATGGAAATGGTTCTTAAGTACAGTaactaagtaaatgtacttttttacatcccaccactgtgGCACTGTTATAGAgcaataaatatacataaaatacaAGGCACAtagaaaacaaagagcagagctctCCTGGAGGTTCCAAAGCTAAACTGTTGTTAAAAATTGGTGAATAATAATTTTCCTccctttaattttcttattgtgTTTTGACAGTGTTGTGTGATTCTGGGGAAAATACTTCTGATACACGTTCGTTGGTTGACTATCATGATTAAATCATTATGTATTTATTGACAGCACGTAACCATCAGAGTTCTTATTGGGGAGATCCAAGCAGTGGGGAGATGCTGTTTATTCAGAGCACTAATAACAATTAAACCTTTATGAGATCATTAGGAGTCACAGCAGTGATCCAAATATGATCTATTgtatttcatgtatttcattaaaagtattttttcctTATTTATAAACTATCTGTAGGTTGTGACAgtggccagcagagggcagcagaggagaaagtCAGTCTGATGATGCTGTGCTCAATCACTTATTAGCTGCTGTCATGTCTGCGTGAAGTCCTGTTTAATTAAAGCAATGCTGTTTGCatgttggaaaaaacacaaagttcacaaTACAAGGGAGGACACATTAAAGACTTTTTTATCGTAACATTGTCGATGTGTCAACTTGTGTTTGGCAGTTGTTTACCTGGTGTGAATGAAAAGATGTCAACCACAAAGTGACATATGACCTTGTGTCGTCTTTTCTAGAGCTGCGTTTTACGAGGTCAAAAGGTTTAACTGAAAAGTCATGTGAAAACTTATGTGACATCGAGGTGAGCTGTTGGTTTTTCTTCCTCGTGCtatgagaaaacacttttatcagGCAGCTGTTTataaaacaaagtgtttgcCAAGTGCCTTTGACCAATAATATCACATCAACCGTGCAGACACCCTCTCTGAAGAGTATAAAATAACTCAGCCTGCCCACCTGTCTCCTTCAAACTCTCATTCTCATCCAACACTGCAGATCATCTCCAACCCCTCGTCCTGCTcctgtgacacagagagagagagacgccaacatgatcctgcttctccttctgtTCGCCCTGACCCTGGGtgctgtgtctccttcagatgGACCTGAGGTCAAGCTGCAGCGTGGAAACTGTCCCATGTTCTAGTTCAGCTTCAACAACCGCTGCTACAAGTACGTGTCCACACATATGACCTGGGCTGATGCAGAGCTCTACTGTGTGTCACAGGGAGCCAACCTGGTGTCTATCCACAGTCTGGAAGAAGAGAATTTCATCAAAGCCCTGATCAAGGACTTTAGTCATGCTGAAGGAGGGACCTGGATCGGACTTAGCGACGTCCACAAAGAAGGCAGCTGGATGTGGTCTGATGGTTCTGCAGTGAACTTCACCTATTGGTCACCAGGAGAGCCAAACAACGGTCGAAGAAGGGAACATTGTGTTCACACCAACTATAGCAACGATAAGAAATGGAATGATGCATATTGTACTTACCATCTTCCGTCTGTTTGTGCGCTCACATAATCTATACTCAGGCATTGTTAAGTCTGATTTAACCTGATCACTGATCACCTGATGCTTGTTGACATGAAATAGTCCTCAgcaataaatatacaaatgcaCACTTCTATTTTTGCACTCATTTCACTCAATTACTTTTCATACGTGTtgtcaggtttttgttttttgctcatTTTAACAATTCCAATCTTATTGTTAAAATCaatgataaatatgaataaatattaaatgatgatgatgatgatgatgatgatgatgatgatgatgatgatgatgatgatgatgggtcAAATTAAAGGATCATTTTTTAGAGTGAAtgcagacagaggacagaatgGAGTGGATGACTTGAAAAATTAACCATGAAACTAAACGGCTACTTTTATTTGACTTAAACCATTTTGGAAAATCACTGAGTCGGTGGTGGAAGCAAACTGCACATAACATGACGAAGTTGAAATGATATTTATCTGACGAGCCCGAAAACAAGAGGAGCATTTGCCTTTGCTCCTGATGActtgagagaggaggtgggaatAAGGAGGAGACTGTTTCAATGTCAAATACTAAATAAGGACTTAAGAGTTtctgtaaaacacaatattttggGATGTGTAAACAGCTGCTTCTGTCTCATTGGAGCTGGTTCCAGCTGGCATGAaatgtgcgcgtgcgtgtgtgtgtgtgtgtgtgtgtggtttataacTAGGGATATGTGCATATGTGTATGTAACACCTGCGGCACTTTGTGTGAGTGTTACAGCCCTAGTTCCTGGGGCATATCTGACACCTCTTCCTCTTACTCGCCGCGAGCGGGGCTGCCACGGAggctgcggcggcggcggtgacGCCCAGGTCTGGACAGGAGGCTGGACCCTGGGGTTGTTGATGCTGTCGTTGATGTTGCTGCAGGGCTAGGGCCAGAGGGTCGCGACCAATGCCTGTCACGGATGGACGATGACCGGTTTGCCGTCGGCGCGGTCGCTGACGTCGGCCGCCGAGCGCtgttatttcggagaccccacggacagcccttggctgtgattggtctgtgaacgacatcatttccctacgacgtcattaccgcacgacgtcatttccggatttcacatttccggacctcaaacttcccgctcacaacaaacacaactacgattctacgattaatgtgacgtgtgtgctaagccagcggagttgtccgtctgacggtggctcgttagagcactgacggcatgtgtgcacggtcaccaGTGTtaggaaggatactttcaaaatgtattccattacagaatacagaatacatgcccaaaaatgtaatctgtaacgtattccattacattaactaatctgagtaacgtattctgaatacttggaatacttccggtttgtattgcattttttaagtgtatgattgcggcgttgttatcagtggagcagcagctctttaaACTCTCCCTCCGCAAGATGCGGcaggccagctggatgtccggctcccatccactcccatgttaatcctttgtgccgGTCCCACGGGAGGCTGAGGGGACGcactgcgccaaggctgcctcgcgccgtgctgcGATCGTTTCGgtgtcgagtctatttttttctGCGCTTGACGTGAGCGtatcgcgccaggaaacacactgacaaatgattctaaacgatattgatgacatattttatatgatataaatgataaagtatacatcccatagtttgtattccccttctgttgtcctggagttttcattttaccaattttaccaatcacattattaaatgcccccctctgcccatccactacagacatggggggggggggggggctacccattggcttgagtggagaatacgtaatttaccctcaacacccgacattgaacggagcaatcagcggagaagttcttgaagatggatgacattaaattgggacgctgttgcagttaatgttggagcaacaagtgaccatatgtgactccacggttcgactccacggagtttcaacaaaaacttacataaaagacgaacctggatctgtccaaaagatcaaaagactattctccctaccctgtagtgcccctgagcaaggcaccttactctcccagcatctgctccccgggcgccgtacatggctgcccactgctatgtgtgtcctgcaccagatgggataaatgcagaggactaatttccccattgcatgagtgtgtctgtgcatgtttgtgcatgtgtgtgggataaatcaagtgtatcttcttcttcttcatatgcttttatactactgggtcaacgggtgatattattagagCTGCCCAGCGTAAACAGAGAAGTATGGAATggaatggatttgtatttatatagcgcttttctagtctgatgatgaccactcaaagcgctttacagtacagtttcacattcacccattcacacacacattcatacagtgcatctacttgcagcactttgttattctatggggggctattgagggttcagcatcttgcccaaggacacttcggcatgcagatggttcagactggggatcgaaccgccgaccttcaggttggaggacgaccactctacccctcagccacagccgccatgtaatccactgatttcaacaatgtaactgtattctgaataccatctatttaatttgtaactgtaacggaatacagttactgataatttgtattctaaatacgtaacgccgttacatgtattccgttactccccagcactgacggtcacatacggttataacgagctttcaaaacggcgctagcgggctaggctagcaggctagcaaccatgctaactgcggtggtaacagtgcaaaaacccgctgtcacaactttaattccactgctatcatgagactgtttctataataccgtcaggttagaagcaaacaatgggtagtagttagtgtcgggagtccctgctgactgtgtgtggaagcttggggggagctagctggggggaagctagctagctccgtgtagcctcaagcagattcaagctgtggaatcagcaacacagttcggaaacaagaccggagaaccacTGCGCAAAGAAacaataacatcagcattttgacccgctgggtgtcactttatttagttctgttagatATGAAGTTTCATATAATCGCTCATCATATTATCGGTTATATTGTATGGTTTCGAAGTAATGCAACTCctcatttgcaaaaatttcCAAAAATGATCTTTTCCCACCAAATCAAATTTCTGCAACAGCTTATCATATGACAATAACACTCCATCTTCAAATATATCATTAATGGTGTTTAAACCTCTAGCGTGCCACTGTTTCCAATACACAGGTTTCTTCCCAATGCAAACATCGGGATTATCCCACAATGACGAATATCTTTGTAGAGTATGTGtaagtttaaacattttatgtaCTTTACTCCAAACATCCCTTGAATGTAAAACTATTGGATTTGTGATGTTAGACCTTCTTTGTGACAATACTTCTATAGGTTGGAAAGGCGAGCATATCTCCTTTTCTACCTTCATCCAAGCTGTCTCACCCTCTGCAGCCTGCCAGTACCTTGCTATTTTAGCCAACTCAAAAGCTAAATAATACAATCTAAGATCTGGCAGGCCCAACCCTCCCTTCTCTTTATGTGCACATAACTTTCTCAATTTAATTCGTGGTCTTTTTCCAACccataaaaaatgttttattatatcatCCAATTGTCTAAAGATGGTGGATGGTATATTGATCGGTTACATCATTGCCACATAACTGAATTGCGGGGCAATTATCATTTTTATAACATTAATTTTTCCCCATAATGTCAGTTTTAGTTTCCCCCACTTATCAaggtttattttcatcttttgaAGTAAAGGGTCGAAGTTAAGTGCCACTATTTCGTCTATATCCTCATGAAGTTTTATGCCAAGATACTTCATTCCCTGTCGTACCCATCTAAAATTAAACTTCTCCACCATAGATGAAATACATGACTTGGAGAGAGGCATTGCCTCAGATTTGCTCCAGTTGATGGAGTAACCTGAAAATTTTGAAAAAGATTGGATGGTGTCCATCAGATGTGGCAGCGAAGTCAGAGGTTCGGATACTACTGCTAAGATGTCATCAGCATATACTAATCATTTATGTTCATTGTCTCCTCCCCTTACACCTCTTATTCCAGGGTGTGCTCTAACAGACACCGCTAAAATCTCTAAAAAGATGATAAACAGTAATGGGCTCAATGAACATCCCTGTCTAGTTCCCCGGGTCAGATTAAAGAAGGGAGAGATTATTCCATTTGTCATCACTGCCGCCTTGGGTTCTTTATACAGCATTTTTATCCATTTAATGAAGTTGGAGTTGAAACCAAAATGAGATAGGGTGGAGAACAAAATTGCCACTCCACCCTATCAAAGGCCTTTTCTGCATCTAGGGAGATGGCAGCTATAGGAGTATTTTGGGATTTACTCAGCCACATAAGGTGTAGCAACAGTCTAACATTATCAGTTGAAgttctatttttttaaaaaccaaccTGACTGGAATGAATGATGCTCGGTAAAACCAATTGTAAACGTGTCGCTAAAATTAGATAAGATTTTTGTGAGATTCTTACAATCAAGATTGAGCAGACTGATGGGTCTGAAATTGGAGGGATCTGCTGCATCTTTACCTGTTTTGGGAATTAGTGAGATTACCGCTTCATTAAAAGTTGGAGCTACACGACCCTTATCAAATATCTCTTGATATACCCTCTGTAAAACCGGTATAACAatatctgaaaatgttttataatattCTACTGGGAGTAGATTTTTCATTGAAAAAATTGCCTTCCTTATTTCATCCTCGGTTATAGGTGTTTCCAAACCAACTGCCTCCTGAGGTGGGAGCTTGGGTACGTCTATTTTAAGGAGAAACTGTTCCATATCTTCCTGTGGGGCACTAGGAGACATGGAGGATGTATATAACTTCTCATAATATTGTTGAAATATTCTATTTATATCTTTAGCATCACAAAATTGTGCACTCCCCTGTTTTATAACTGGTATGGTATTAGCAAAGATTTTTTCCTTCAACTGTCTGGCTAATAATTTCCCCATTTTTCCCCACCTTcataaaagtttgttttcagtCTATAAAGAGCATATTCtgcttttttattataaatatcatGTAAAGAGTATTTAAGCTTACAAAGTTCTTGAAATTTCCCATTAGAAAAGTGTTTTGACAGGTCTAATTCCTTCTCTTTTATCTCCTTCTCCAAATCTTTAATCCTGGCAacattctctcttttctttttagcgGCTTGTGCTATAAATTTTCCTCTCATACATGCCTTTGAGGCTTCCCACACAGTAGTTATATCTTCAGTGCCACCAATATTGATTTCAAAAAAGCTTTTCAAATCTTCTCctattgtctttttaaaagttgagtcAGACATTAAGCCAATGTTTAGTCTCCATCTACCTTTCCTTTCAGTTTTTAGATTGGCCTTAATTAACAACTCGACCGGTGCATGATCTGTAAGGGAGATTGCTTTTATGTCACAGTTAGCCACATTATGTGCCAAGGAAGTACTTTGTAAAAAAATCAATTCTAGAATAAGTTTTGTGGCAGTGGGAGAAGAAAGCAAAATCCTTCACATTTGGATTTATCAGCCTCCATATATCCATTAGTCCTACATCTCTACTCAACATATGTAAGGCTTCTCTCTCCTTGGTCATGAGGGGAGGTCTGAATGAGCTCCTATCCAGTACTGGATCCATAACTTCATTGAAATCCCCAGCTAGGACAATTTCACCCTCAGTATCTCCTAGTATTTTATTTACCTCGTGGAAAAAGTTGGGATCTCCCCTATTAGGTGCATATATGTTGCATAATACAAGAGGCACCCCCTCAACCACTGCTTACACACAGATAATCCTTCCCTCTTAGTTTGTTTTAACAAAATGAAACTTACATTCTTGTGAACCAAAATCA
This window encodes:
- the LOC133009731 gene encoding LOW QUALITY PROTEIN: lactose-binding lectin l-2-like (The sequence of the model RefSeq protein was modified relative to this genomic sequence to represent the inferred CDS: substituted 1 base at 1 genomic stop codon), whose protein sequence is MILLLLLFALTLGAVSPSDGPEVKLQRGNCPMFXFSFNNRCYKYVSTHMTWADAELYCVSQGANLVSIHSLEEENFIKALIKDFSHAEGGTWIGLSDVHKEGSWMWSDGSAVNFTYWSPGEPNNGRRREHCVHTNYSNDKKWNDAYCTYHLPSVCALT